In Thiofilum sp., the genomic window GCAAGCTCAGGAGGAATGGTTTATAGCTCAAATTCGCATAGCGTGTGAGCTAGATTTACCCCTGATTATTCATGCGCGACGCTCAACCGATGCGGTTTTAAAATGTTTAAGACGTTTCCCTAGTGCTAAAGGCGTGATTCATAGTTTTGCAGGTAGTACTCAACAAGCGGAGCTATTAGTGAAACAAGGTTTTTATTTAGGCGTGGGGGGCACAATTACTTATGAACGAGCGCAACGTCTACGGGCCGCGATTCAGGCTATGCCTTTAGAGTTTTTAGTACTAGAAACCGACGCCCCCGATCAACCCGATAGCCAATGGCGCGGTAAGCGCAATGATCTGAGTCGTTTACCGGTAATCGCTCAAGCCTTAGCTGATTTACGTCAGGAATCACTAGCAACCATTGCCCAAGCAACTACAGCAAATGCTAAGCGTTTGTTTAATTTACCCGAATGATTTTTTAGAGTTTAGAGTATTGGTGGCATGAAAAAATATTTTTTTCCTATCTTAATGGGTGTACTGATTTTATTTGGTGTGATTTTAACGGTCACCCCTTGGGTGGCGGATTATTTAATGCCAGCTAAGACTACTAGCTATCGCCGTGCTCCAGCCCCTGAAGCGCAAGAGGCGTTAGCTAATTGGTTTAATGTACGCCCTAATGAGGTTAAATACTCCGAGGCAATCCAATATCGCACCCCTACACAGAAAACCGCTTGGTTTAAATTTACTATTGAGCGCACTCCCGTAGAGCAATTCATTCGCTCTTTGCGCTTGAAACAAGAGGATTTAACATCTGAGGTGATGCAGCAGCGCTTTTTAGCTCAAAAGCCTCCGGTGGAGTGGTGGCAACCCGCAGAATTAACCCGCCAAACTTACTTCACAGGTGTATCTGCCGGACAAGAGCTTAATCTCATTTATAATGCGGACTTAAAACAAGGCTACTTACTGATTCATACTCCCAATGCAGCCCCTAAAACACCTTGATCCCTGAACTTAGCTCTAGCACCTTACCCTGAGGTGCGCACT contains:
- a CDS encoding TatD family hydrolase, coding for MVWMDTHCHLDAPEFDQDRSEILNQMQIHQIEALVLPAVYFAAWPAIVKLNQQQPRCYASFGFHPIYLAQHQPQQLKELTTWLLEHRAVAVGECGLDFYLPELEVQAQEEWFIAQIRIACELDLPLIIHARRSTDAVLKCLRRFPSAKGVIHSFAGSTQQAELLVKQGFYLGVGGTITYERAQRLRAAIQAMPLEFLVLETDAPDQPDSQWRGKRNDLSRLPVIAQALADLRQESLATIAQATTANAKRLFNLPE